One window of the Lysobacter sp. S4-A87 genome contains the following:
- a CDS encoding sulfotransferase family 2 domain-containing protein — MIISHQHRFVFAAIPKTGTHSVRQALREHMSEADLEQVGLFVNKRFPFEELAAIRHGHITLDQIRPFLGETAFAGYCKFAFVRNPFDRFVSYCAFMTRADGAFLSNPQQVMRYLLFEAPPTQHILFQPQHTFVTDGDGQLLADQIGRVEDMQGSYDAICERIGIASTPLGQVNSSRRGSYRDYYDQALIDGVAAYYRRDLELFGYEF, encoded by the coding sequence ATGATCATTTCCCACCAGCACCGCTTCGTGTTCGCTGCAATCCCCAAGACCGGCACCCATTCGGTGCGGCAGGCGCTGCGCGAGCACATGAGCGAAGCGGACCTGGAGCAGGTCGGCCTGTTCGTCAACAAGCGCTTCCCGTTCGAGGAGCTGGCGGCGATCAGGCACGGCCACATCACCCTCGACCAGATCCGGCCCTTCCTGGGCGAGACGGCGTTCGCGGGGTATTGCAAGTTCGCGTTCGTGCGCAACCCGTTCGACCGCTTCGTTTCCTATTGCGCATTCATGACCCGTGCCGACGGCGCCTTCCTCAGCAACCCGCAGCAGGTGATGCGTTACCTGTTGTTCGAGGCGCCGCCGACGCAGCACATCCTGTTCCAGCCGCAGCACACCTTCGTCACCGACGGCGACGGCCAGCTGCTGGCCGACCAGATCGGCCGCGTCGAGGACATGCAGGGCTCGTACGACGCCATCTGCGAGCGCATCGGCATCGCCTCGACGCCACTGGGCCAGGTCAACAGTTCGCGCCGCGGCAGCTACCGGGACTACTATGACCAGGCGCTGATCGATGGCGTCGCCGCGTACTACCGGCGTGACCTGGAACTTTTCGGATACGAGTTCTGA
- a CDS encoding hemolysin III family protein, whose product MPTARSVNDGSAPATRGTTSLREEFYSALTHGLGATAALAGGAVLITLAALFGDGWQLAGAIVFGISLLLLYLASTLYHAIQHPVAKARLKVFDHCAIYLLIAGTYTPFTLIGLRGPWGWSLFAAIWTLALAGVVFKLFYTGRFKLLSTGIYIAMGWLVVVAIEPLLGALDAWTIGWLFAGGVFYTLGTVFYHRPSLPYSHAIWHLFVVAGSVCHYVAVMAQVVSPTQVMAS is encoded by the coding sequence ATGCCCACCGCACGCTCCGTCAACGACGGCTCCGCTCCCGCCACGCGCGGCACTACTTCGCTGCGCGAAGAGTTCTACAGCGCGCTCACCCACGGGCTCGGCGCCACCGCCGCGCTTGCCGGCGGCGCGGTCCTGATCACGCTGGCCGCGTTGTTCGGCGACGGCTGGCAACTCGCCGGCGCGATCGTCTTCGGCATCAGCCTGCTGCTGCTCTACCTGGCCTCGACCCTCTATCACGCGATCCAGCATCCGGTCGCCAAAGCGCGGCTGAAGGTGTTCGACCACTGCGCGATCTACCTGCTGATCGCCGGCACCTACACGCCCTTCACCCTGATCGGCCTGCGCGGTCCGTGGGGCTGGAGCCTGTTCGCGGCGATCTGGACGCTGGCGCTGGCGGGCGTGGTGTTCAAGCTGTTCTACACCGGTCGTTTCAAACTGCTGTCGACCGGCATCTACATCGCGATGGGCTGGCTGGTGGTCGTTGCAATCGAGCCGTTGCTGGGCGCGCTCGACGCCTGGACCATCGGCTGGCTGTTCGCCGGCGGTGTCTTCTACACGCTGGGCACCGTGTTCTATCACCGGCCGTCGCTGCCCTATTCGCACGCGATCTGGCACCTGTTCGTGGTCGCCGGCAGCGTCTGCCATTACGTCGCCGTGATGGCGCAGGTCGTATCGCCCACGCAGGTGATGGCCAGCTGA
- a CDS encoding AsmA family protein, whose product MRWPGRTTGNSSDGTATPDAGRPWPLRHRLWSLLALLALAIVVLILVWDWNWFRGPIERQVQARTGREFHIRGDLDVDLGWTPRISAESVSFGNAAWSRQPVMADARRAELDIALRPLLHGQVLLPQITLDQPRLLLETNPRGGEGNWVFGKPGQTDMQFRRVSIGQGQLRFLDRRKRTDIRIGVSSYALPDNAQAAPVAVVGGGQWRGSAFRLRGNAASPLLLRDRDAPYQIDVRASAGATHAHARGTLLDPLRLTGFNLRMALSGRDMADLYPLLGLAIPTTPPYSLDGRFSREGNTWHYRGFTGRIGDSDMHGDASVETGRARPYLRADLRSQRLDFDDLAGFVGGTPQAGRGETANPEQAAKAASREVSARLIPDKPYELEKLRAMDADVRLRATHINAPRLPLDDMDAHLLLEGGLLRLQPLNFGVADGEIRSTIRMDARTSTITTRADIDAAGLNLAKLMPEVKLAQNAIGKIGGKVNITGAGNSVARMLGSSDGSVLLGMGRGKISNLLMEMAGIDLAEMIKFKLSGDRLIPVRCGFADFAVDDGVMTARSFAFDTTDTILLGSGTINLGKETLDLTIRPRPKDRSLLAFRTPLKVDGRFRQPRVHPDLVKVGLRGAIALTLATITPPAALLATLETGPGEDSGCGGRYAK is encoded by the coding sequence ATGCGCTGGCCTGGGCGCACCACCGGCAACAGCAGCGACGGGACGGCCACGCCGGATGCAGGCCGACCTTGGCCGCTGCGCCATCGGCTGTGGAGCCTGCTTGCACTGCTGGCGCTGGCGATCGTGGTGCTGATCCTGGTCTGGGACTGGAACTGGTTCCGCGGCCCGATCGAGCGCCAGGTGCAGGCGCGTACCGGCCGCGAATTCCACATCCGCGGCGATCTCGATGTCGACCTGGGCTGGACGCCACGGATCAGTGCCGAGTCGGTGAGCTTCGGCAACGCCGCCTGGTCGCGCCAGCCGGTCATGGCCGATGCCCGTCGTGCCGAGCTCGACATCGCCCTGCGCCCGCTGCTTCACGGCCAGGTGCTGCTGCCGCAGATCACACTGGACCAGCCGCGCCTGCTGCTGGAAACCAACCCGCGTGGCGGTGAAGGCAACTGGGTGTTTGGCAAACCGGGGCAGACCGACATGCAGTTCCGTCGCGTCAGCATCGGCCAGGGCCAGCTGCGCTTCCTCGACCGTCGCAAGCGCACCGACATCCGCATCGGCGTCAGCAGCTACGCCTTGCCGGACAACGCCCAGGCCGCACCGGTTGCCGTCGTCGGCGGCGGGCAGTGGCGCGGCAGTGCGTTCCGCCTGCGCGGCAATGCCGCCTCGCCGCTGCTGTTGCGCGATCGCGACGCGCCCTACCAGATCGACGTGCGCGCCTCCGCCGGCGCGACCCACGCGCATGCCCGCGGCACCCTGCTCGACCCATTGCGCCTGACCGGCTTCAACCTGCGCATGGCACTGTCGGGGCGCGACATGGCCGATCTCTATCCGCTGCTCGGCCTGGCCATACCGACCACACCGCCTTACTCGCTCGATGGCCGCTTCAGTCGCGAGGGAAACACCTGGCACTACCGTGGCTTCACCGGCCGGATCGGCGACAGCGACATGCATGGCGATGCCAGCGTCGAAACCGGGCGCGCCCGCCCGTACCTGCGTGCCGACCTGCGTTCGCAGCGCCTGGACTTCGACGACCTGGCCGGCTTCGTCGGCGGCACGCCGCAGGCCGGCCGCGGTGAAACCGCCAATCCCGAGCAGGCGGCCAAGGCGGCCAGCCGCGAAGTCAGTGCCCGGCTGATTCCCGACAAGCCCTACGAACTGGAAAAGCTGCGCGCCATGGACGCCGATGTCCGCCTGCGTGCCACGCACATCAACGCCCCGCGCCTGCCGCTGGACGACATGGACGCGCACCTGCTGCTCGAAGGCGGTCTGCTGCGCCTGCAACCGCTCAACTTCGGCGTCGCCGACGGCGAGATACGCTCCACCATCCGCATGGACGCGCGCACCAGCACCATCACCACGCGCGCCGACATCGACGCGGCCGGGCTCAACCTCGCCAAGCTGATGCCCGAGGTGAAGCTGGCGCAGAACGCGATCGGCAAGATCGGCGGCAAGGTCAACATCACCGGCGCCGGCAACTCGGTGGCGCGCATGCTCGGCAGCAGCGACGGCAGCGTGCTGCTCGGCATGGGTCGCGGCAAGATCAGCAACCTGCTGATGGAGATGGCCGGCATCGACCTGGCCGAGATGATCAAGTTCAAGCTCTCCGGCGATCGCCTGATCCCGGTGCGCTGCGGCTTCGCCGATTTCGCTGTCGATGACGGCGTGATGACCGCGCGCTCGTTCGCCTTCGACACCACCGACACCATCCTGCTCGGCTCGGGCACGATCAACCTGGGCAAGGAGACGCTGGACCTGACCATCCGCCCGCGACCGAAGGACCGCAGCCTGCTCGCCTTCCGCACGCCGCTGAAGGTCGACGGCAGATTCCGCCAGCCCAGGGTGCATCCGGACCTGGTCAAGGTCGGCCTGCGTGGCGCGATTGCATTGACCCTGGCCACGATCACGCCGCCCGCAGCGTTGCTGGCGACGCTGGAAACAGGTCCAGGCGAAGACTCCGGTTGCGGCGGTCGCTACGCGAAGTAG
- a CDS encoding CBS domain-containing protein has product MRTVRQLLEAKAPEIFAIGPDAPVIEAIRLMAEKRIGAVLVIEAGHLVGILSERDYARKIVLQGRSSADTPVRTIMTSQVLTVALTDTAEHCMQMVTDRRIRHLPVLHNGEVLGVVSIGDLVKAVIEDQQIELDQLQRYIAS; this is encoded by the coding sequence ATGCGCACCGTACGACAACTGCTAGAAGCCAAAGCGCCTGAGATCTTCGCGATCGGCCCGGACGCGCCGGTGATCGAAGCGATCCGGTTGATGGCCGAGAAGCGGATCGGTGCCGTGCTCGTGATCGAAGCCGGGCACCTGGTAGGCATCCTTTCCGAGCGCGACTACGCGCGCAAGATCGTCCTGCAGGGGCGTTCCTCGGCCGACACGCCGGTGCGCACGATCATGACCAGCCAGGTGCTCACGGTTGCCCTCACCGACACCGCCGAGCATTGCATGCAGATGGTCACCGACCGCCGCATCCGCCACCTGCCGGTGCTGCACAACGGCGAGGTGCTTGGCGTGGTCTCGATTGGCGACCTGGTCAAGGCGGTGATCGAGGACCAGCAGATCGAACTCGACCAGCTGCAGCGGTACATCGCGAGCTGA
- a CDS encoding glycosyltransferase family 2 protein, with translation MSERLTIVIAAFNEADNLPLLHPRIAAVLDPLAHDLDAQVLYVDDGSNDGTWPVMLQLAAADRRVAVLRLSRNFGKELALTAGLDRVEEGGALILDADGQDPPELIPQFVAKWREGYDDVHGTRLEREGEGWIKRSTAHAFYRVIGRLSRTPIPADTGDFRLLSPRALSALRQLRERHRFMKGLFGWVGFNSVAIPYHRAPRAAGHSKFNFWRLWNLALEGITSFSTAPLRLATYLGLLTALTAFVYGTAVIVKALFWGDAVAGWPTMMSVILFLGGVQLIALGVIGEYLGRLYDESKQRPLYLVDTWQPAAGVSSGQAPLAEGDGHAHRTTTARSQSA, from the coding sequence ATGAGCGAACGCCTGACCATCGTCATTGCCGCCTTCAACGAGGCCGACAACCTGCCGTTGCTGCATCCGCGCATCGCCGCGGTGCTCGATCCGCTGGCACACGATCTCGATGCGCAGGTGCTGTACGTCGACGACGGCAGCAACGACGGCACCTGGCCGGTGATGCTGCAGCTGGCGGCGGCCGACCGCCGTGTCGCCGTGCTGCGGCTGTCGCGCAACTTCGGCAAGGAGCTGGCCCTGACGGCCGGGCTCGACCGCGTCGAGGAGGGCGGCGCGCTGATCCTCGATGCCGACGGCCAGGATCCGCCGGAGCTGATCCCCCAGTTCGTCGCGAAGTGGCGCGAGGGCTATGACGATGTCCACGGCACGCGCCTGGAGCGCGAGGGTGAAGGCTGGATCAAGCGCAGCACCGCGCATGCCTTCTATCGCGTGATCGGCCGGCTGTCGCGCACGCCCATCCCGGCCGACACCGGCGACTTCCGCTTGCTCTCGCCGCGGGCCCTGTCGGCCCTGCGCCAGCTGCGCGAGCGCCACCGCTTCATGAAGGGGCTGTTCGGCTGGGTTGGCTTCAACAGCGTCGCCATCCCCTATCACCGCGCGCCGCGCGCCGCCGGGCACAGCAAGTTCAACTTCTGGCGGCTGTGGAACCTGGCGCTGGAAGGCATCACCAGCTTTTCCACCGCGCCGCTGCGCCTGGCCACCTACCTGGGGCTGCTGACAGCGCTGACGGCCTTCGTCTATGGCACCGCCGTGATCGTGAAGGCGCTGTTCTGGGGCGACGCGGTGGCCGGCTGGCCGACGATGATGTCGGTGATCCTGTTCCTGGGCGGCGTCCAGCTGATCGCGCTGGGCGTGATCGGTGAGTACCTGGGCCGCCTCTACGACGAATCCAAGCAGCGGCCGCTATACCTCGTCGACACCTGGCAGCCGGCGGCAGGAGTATCCTCGGGGCAAGCCCCGCTTGCGGAAGGAGACGGCCATGCGCACCGTACGACAACTGCTAGAAGCCAAAGCGCCTGA
- the mtgA gene encoding monofunctional biosynthetic peptidoglycan transglycosylase, giving the protein MTGTEEAGGHTAQTAAVPVRRRRRWIRWLLALPLLLLIGSVAQVAALRFVDPAFSAFMLSRQLEAWGDGEWSFRIAYDWRDLDDISPNLPLALVASEDQNFAEHFGFDLKAIEKARKNNARGRKVRGGSTISQQTAKNLFLWSGRSYVRKGIEAWYTLLIEALWPKHRIIEVYANIAEFGDGVYGAQAAARTYFRKDASQLAPSEAARLAAVLPSPRRYSVVKPGPYVQRRSQAIQRQMRYIGGTEYLKRLE; this is encoded by the coding sequence ATGACGGGGACCGAAGAAGCAGGCGGGCACACTGCCCAGACCGCAGCCGTTCCGGTCCGTCGTCGCCGTCGCTGGATTCGATGGCTGCTGGCGCTGCCGCTGCTGTTGCTGATCGGCAGCGTCGCGCAGGTGGCGGCATTGCGCTTCGTCGACCCGGCCTTCAGCGCCTTCATGCTGTCGCGGCAACTGGAGGCGTGGGGCGATGGCGAGTGGTCGTTCCGCATCGCCTACGACTGGCGCGACCTCGACGACATCTCGCCCAACCTCCCGCTCGCGCTGGTGGCCTCGGAAGACCAGAACTTCGCCGAGCATTTCGGTTTCGACCTGAAGGCGATAGAGAAGGCGCGCAAGAACAACGCGCGTGGCCGCAAGGTCCGCGGCGGCAGCACCATCAGCCAGCAGACCGCCAAGAACCTGTTCCTGTGGAGCGGCCGCAGCTATGTGCGCAAGGGCATCGAGGCCTGGTACACGCTGCTGATCGAGGCCCTGTGGCCCAAGCACCGGATCATCGAGGTCTACGCCAACATCGCCGAGTTCGGCGATGGGGTGTACGGCGCGCAGGCCGCGGCGCGGACCTATTTCCGCAAGGATGCCAGCCAGCTGGCGCCGTCCGAGGCGGCGCGCCTGGCCGCGGTGCTGCCGAGCCCGCGCCGCTACAGCGTGGTCAAGCCGGGGCCCTACGTGCAAAGACGCTCGCAGGCGATCCAGCGGCAGATGCGTTACATCGGCGGAACCGAGTACCTCAAGCGCCTTGAGTAG
- a CDS encoding Hsp33 family molecular chaperone HslO yields MMTQASTQSRPDGNDRDQLTRFLIEGAGVRGVRVHLQDTWHQIRERAEYPLAAAELLGEAAAAAALFTGHAKVDGRLSVQLRGDGALRTLFAECTAAGTLRGIAQLADDGEVSRDLTQLGPDAVLAITIENPSIDGRDPTRYQGLVALESDSLAGAFEGYFRQSEQLPTRLLLATDERHAAGLMLQKLPGDDGDDDGWARACALFDTLSPRELLEWSADDLLTRLFHEDGVQLLGRKPLRFACSCSRERVEAMLVSLGADEAEAAADAAGGEANIRCEFCGHSYRFGKEEIASLFSVAAAELAAPERLQ; encoded by the coding sequence ATGATGACCCAAGCCAGCACGCAATCCCGCCCCGACGGCAACGACCGCGACCAGTTGACCCGATTCCTCATCGAAGGCGCCGGCGTGCGCGGTGTGCGCGTACACCTGCAGGACACCTGGCACCAGATCCGCGAGCGCGCCGAGTATCCACTGGCCGCGGCCGAACTGCTCGGCGAGGCGGCCGCGGCGGCCGCGCTCTTCACCGGCCATGCCAAGGTCGACGGACGCCTGTCGGTGCAACTGCGTGGCGATGGCGCGCTGCGCACGCTGTTCGCCGAATGCACCGCCGCCGGGACCCTGCGCGGCATCGCCCAGCTCGCCGACGATGGCGAAGTCTCGCGCGACCTGACCCAGCTGGGACCCGATGCGGTCCTGGCGATCACCATCGAGAACCCCTCGATCGACGGCCGCGACCCCACCCGCTACCAGGGCCTGGTGGCGCTGGAGTCGGATTCGCTGGCGGGTGCCTTCGAAGGCTATTTCCGCCAGTCCGAGCAGTTGCCGACGAGACTCCTGCTGGCAACCGACGAACGGCATGCAGCGGGACTGATGCTGCAGAAGCTTCCGGGGGATGATGGCGACGACGACGGCTGGGCACGCGCCTGTGCCCTCTTTGACACCCTCAGCCCACGCGAGCTCCTGGAATGGAGCGCCGATGATCTTCTGACCCGCTTGTTCCACGAGGACGGGGTGCAGCTGCTGGGCCGCAAGCCATTGCGGTTTGCCTGTTCATGTTCACGCGAGCGGGTCGAGGCGATGCTGGTCTCGCTTGGCGCGGACGAGGCGGAAGCGGCGGCGGACGCGGCCGGCGGCGAAGCCAATATCCGTTGCGAGTTTTGCGGACACAGTTACCGTTTCGGCAAAGAGGAAATCGCTAGCTTGTTCTCCGTGGCAGCCGCTGAACTGGCCGCCCCGGAACGGCTTCAGTAG
- a CDS encoding TonB-dependent receptor, which yields MTPKTTPLRDAIVFALAVGTTAAAGTGVAMAQEEQQATNLDRIEVTGSRIRQVDIETEAPVLTITRADIEKQGFQSVADILQNISAVGAPAISRAAPLTAGENVGGQFISMRNLGAARTLILVNGKRLGISTSGLQDVSLIPTVAVERIEVLKDGASSIYGSDAIAGVVNIITRSNFEGATANAYYGQYSEGDGETTRADFIMGFTGERGSLTAAVEYRKEEEVFAKDRPYSAFGQSDRHPTRNWTTVSQWGVINLPATIGGGTTALTAYQNNRVLNDGGDWRSLGNFHIQNCDVGAVGASVPAACRATAGAGSVTDKTNTNQQTHLRTPLESRALFVNGLFDITEDIRFRGDMLYSNRDAERQVAGYPFQSTAAGPIPGGFKMSKDSYYNPIGSHHGFATPQDVGFWRRTWEVPRVDSPSSTTWRFAAAVEGSFDVAERIFDWDVNYLYNNNKVHQENYGNLNVDRAKQATGASFVDSNGQVVCGTPDNPATATVNERNVIPGCVPWNPFIPYGRTGDGGLTGNQALQDWLFQRLNSSGETETTVYSANLSGSIATLPGGDLGMAVGYENRKESGRFIPDAQAVTGNSTTLAGGPTQGRYTVDEVYAELLIPVLADMTMAKELSFSLASRYSDYDTFGDTVNSKFGFKWKPIDSLLFRGTWAEGFRAPTINDLFGGGSQTFSFFTDPCDTSFGASRTNPAVRANCARDITNANTFRQLGQGFQPAGSGNSQTPVAFFSGSNPNLIPETSESKTLGTVWSPGFIEGLNVSLDWWTIRIDDTIVADSPTQMLNDCYIQNDPTRCVDFTRDPTLGYVNNLTFTGINAGYREAEGYDLDLGYRLPTDTFGNFNLSWQTTYTVKDEIKTDTNPATPPQQLVGYATSPGFTGTFRIRSNATLSWDMGAWGISWGARYYSGQKETCLSLTIFPDECDNPDFAVANPSPAQARAINELGSNTFHDLEFRWQAPWNATVAIGANNVFDHVGPVLYSQPSANVSYQGQFDIGRFMYMKYQQRF from the coding sequence ATGACACCCAAGACCACCCCGCTCCGCGACGCGATCGTTTTCGCGCTCGCAGTGGGCACCACCGCAGCCGCCGGCACCGGCGTTGCGATGGCGCAGGAAGAGCAGCAGGCAACCAACCTCGACCGCATCGAAGTCACCGGCTCGCGCATCCGCCAGGTTGATATCGAGACCGAGGCACCGGTGCTGACCATCACCCGCGCCGACATCGAAAAGCAGGGCTTCCAGTCGGTCGCCGACATCCTGCAGAACATTTCGGCAGTGGGCGCACCGGCCATCAGCCGCGCCGCTCCGCTGACCGCGGGCGAGAACGTCGGCGGCCAGTTCATCAGCATGCGCAACCTGGGTGCCGCCCGCACCCTGATCCTCGTCAACGGCAAGCGCCTGGGCATCAGCACCAGCGGCCTGCAGGACGTGTCGCTGATCCCGACCGTTGCGGTCGAGCGCATCGAAGTGCTGAAGGACGGCGCCTCGTCGATCTACGGCTCCGACGCGATCGCCGGCGTGGTGAACATCATCACCCGCTCGAACTTCGAAGGCGCCACCGCCAACGCCTACTACGGCCAGTACAGCGAAGGCGACGGCGAGACCACCCGCGCCGACTTCATCATGGGCTTCACCGGTGAACGCGGCTCGCTGACCGCCGCCGTGGAATACCGCAAGGAAGAGGAAGTCTTCGCCAAGGACCGCCCGTACAGCGCGTTCGGCCAGAGCGATCGCCACCCGACCCGCAACTGGACCACCGTCAGTCAGTGGGGCGTGATCAACCTGCCCGCCACGATCGGCGGCGGCACCACGGCGTTGACGGCTTACCAGAACAATCGCGTGCTGAACGACGGTGGCGACTGGCGCAGCCTGGGCAACTTCCACATCCAGAACTGCGACGTCGGCGCCGTTGGCGCATCCGTCCCCGCTGCCTGCCGCGCCACCGCCGGCGCCGGCTCGGTCACCGACAAGACCAACACCAACCAGCAGACGCACCTGCGCACGCCGCTGGAAAGCCGTGCGCTGTTCGTCAACGGCCTGTTCGACATCACCGAAGACATCCGTTTCCGCGGCGACATGCTGTACTCGAACCGTGATGCCGAGCGCCAGGTCGCCGGCTATCCGTTCCAGAGCACGGCGGCCGGCCCGATCCCGGGCGGCTTCAAGATGTCGAAGGACAGCTACTACAACCCGATCGGCAGCCACCATGGCTTCGCCACGCCGCAGGATGTGGGCTTCTGGCGCCGCACCTGGGAAGTGCCGCGCGTCGACAGCCCGTCGTCGACCACCTGGCGCTTCGCCGCCGCGGTGGAAGGCAGCTTCGACGTCGCCGAGCGAATCTTCGACTGGGACGTCAACTACCTCTACAACAACAACAAGGTCCACCAGGAAAACTACGGCAACCTCAACGTTGACCGCGCCAAGCAGGCGACCGGCGCGTCGTTCGTCGACAGCAACGGCCAGGTGGTCTGCGGCACGCCGGACAACCCGGCCACCGCGACCGTCAATGAGCGCAACGTCATTCCGGGCTGCGTGCCGTGGAATCCGTTCATCCCCTACGGCCGCACCGGCGACGGCGGTCTCACCGGCAACCAGGCGCTGCAGGACTGGCTGTTCCAGCGCCTGAACTCCAGCGGCGAAACCGAAACCACGGTGTACAGCGCCAACCTCAGCGGCTCGATTGCAACCCTGCCGGGCGGCGACCTGGGCATGGCGGTGGGTTACGAAAACCGCAAGGAATCGGGTCGCTTCATTCCCGACGCGCAGGCGGTGACCGGCAACTCCACCACCCTCGCAGGTGGTCCGACCCAGGGCCGTTACACGGTCGACGAAGTCTATGCCGAGCTGCTCATCCCGGTGCTGGCCGACATGACCATGGCGAAGGAGCTGAGCTTCAGCCTCGCCAGCCGTTACTCGGATTACGACACCTTCGGCGACACGGTCAACAGCAAGTTTGGCTTCAAGTGGAAGCCGATCGACTCGCTGCTGTTCCGCGGCACCTGGGCTGAAGGCTTCCGCGCTCCGACGATCAACGACCTGTTCGGCGGCGGCTCGCAGACGTTCTCGTTCTTCACCGACCCGTGCGACACCAGCTTCGGCGCTTCGCGCACCAACCCGGCGGTGCGGGCCAACTGTGCCCGCGACATCACCAACGCCAACACGTTCCGTCAGCTTGGCCAGGGCTTCCAGCCGGCCGGTTCGGGCAACTCGCAGACGCCGGTGGCGTTCTTCTCGGGTTCCAATCCGAACCTGATTCCGGAGACCTCGGAGTCCAAGACGCTCGGCACGGTGTGGAGCCCGGGCTTCATCGAAGGCCTGAACGTCAGCCTGGACTGGTGGACGATCCGCATCGACGACACGATCGTTGCCGACTCGCCGACGCAGATGCTCAACGACTGCTACATCCAGAACGATCCGACGCGTTGCGTGGACTTCACGCGTGACCCGACGCTGGGCTACGTCAACAACCTCACCTTCACCGGCATCAACGCCGGTTACCGTGAGGCTGAAGGCTACGACCTCGACCTGGGCTACCGCCTGCCGACCGACACCTTCGGCAACTTCAACCTGTCGTGGCAGACGACGTACACCGTCAAGGACGAGATCAAGACCGACACCAACCCGGCGACTCCGCCGCAGCAGCTGGTCGGCTACGCAACGTCGCCTGGCTTCACGGGCACGTTCCGCATCCGCTCCAACGCCACGCTGAGCTGGGACATGGGCGCGTGGGGCATCAGCTGGGGTGCGCGTTACTACTCCGGCCAGAAGGAAACCTGCCTGTCGCTCACGATCTTCCCGGACGAGTGCGACAACCCGGACTTCGCCGTTGCCAACCCGAGCCCGGCACAGGCTCGCGCGATCAACGAGCTGGGTTCCAACACCTTCCACGACCTCGAGTTCCGCTGGCAGGCTCCGTGGAATGCCACTGTCGCCATCGGCGCCAACAACGTTTTCGATCATGTTGGCCCGGTGCTCTACAGCCAGCCGAGCGCGAACGTGTCCTACCAGGGCCAGTTCGACATCGGTCGTTTCATGTACATGAAGTACCAGCAGCGCTTCTGA